Proteins encoded by one window of Cannabis sativa cultivar Pink pepper isolate KNU-18-1 chromosome 4, ASM2916894v1, whole genome shotgun sequence:
- the LOC115712321 gene encoding protein DETOXIFICATION 29, translating to MEKENKQPLLSPYGEDELTHQNKHLLSRPFTAGARLLFTEFKTEFNKLWYLAAPAIFTAICQYSLGAITQVFAGHVSTLALAAVSVENSVISGFSFGIMLGMGSALETLCGQAYGAGQYDMLGIYMQRSWLILNGTAVILCFFYIFAEQLLKLIGQTPEISESAGLFSVWMIPQLFAYALNFPIAKFLQAQSKIMVMAVISAVALVFHVFFSWLVMLKLGWGMAGAAVVLNLSWWFIVVAQLAYIFSGSCGRAWSGFSWKAFQNLWGFVKLSFASAIMLCLEIWYFMALVLFAGYLKNAEVSVDVLSICANILGWAMMVAIGMNAAISVRVSNELGADHPRTAKVSLIVAVITSFLIGVVLSLILVITRNQYPSLFSDDTSVRILVTNLTPLLATCIVINNIQPVLSGVAIGAGWQAFVAYVNVACYYLFGVPLGLSLGYKLNMGVSGIWYGMLAGTVLQTSILFLMVYTTNWSKEASLAEDRIRKWGGDSNEDIEKLVK from the exons ATGGAGAAAGAGAACAAGCAGCCATTACTCTCACCATACGGAGAAGATGAACTAACCCACCAAAACAAACACCTCCTCAGCCGCCCTTTCACCGCCGGCGCCAGACTCCTCTTCACCGAGTTCAAAACTGAGTTTAATAAGCTATGGTACCTCGCTGCACCAGCCATCTTCACAGCCATATGCCAATACTCGCTCGGCGCCATCACCCAAGTCTTCGCAGGCCACGTCAGCACTCTCGCCCTCGCCGCCGTCTCTGTCGAAAACTCCGTCATCTCCGGCTTCTCCTTCGGCATTATG CTTGGTATGGGAAGTGCTCTAGAGACCCTTTGTGGGCAAGCATATGGGGCTGGTCAATACGACATGTTGGGGATATATATGCAAAGATCTTGGCTCATTCTCAATGGAACAGCTGTTATACTCTGTTTTTTCTACATATTTGCAGAGCAATTACTCAAACTGATTGGTCAGACTCCGGAGATATCTGAATCAGCTGGGCTATTCTCCGTTTGGATGATTCCTCAGTTATTCGCTTACGCATTGAATTTCCCCATAGCTAAGTTCTTACAAGCTCAGAGTAAGATTATGGTTATGGCGGTTATATCAGCCGTGGCTCTGGTTTTTCACGTTTTTTTCAGCTGGCTCGTGATGCTTAAGCTCGGCTGGGGCATGGCCGGCGCCGCCGTGGTACTCAACTTGTCGTGGTGGTTCATTGTGGTGGCTCAGCTGGCTTATATATTTAGTGGGTCTTGTGGTCGAGCTTGGTCTGGATTTTCATGGAAGGCTTTTCAAAATCTTTGGGGCTTTGTTAAACTGTCATTCGCTTCGGCCATCATGCTTTG TTTGGAAATATGGTATTTTATGGCACTTGTTCTATTTGCGGGATATCTTAAGAATGCAGAGGTTTCGGTGGATGTACTGTCCATATG TGCCAACATATTGGGATGGGCAATGATGGTGGCTATTGGGATGAATGCAGCAATAAG tGTAAGAGTATCGAACGAGCTAGGGGCAGACCACCCAAGAACAGCAAAAGTATCGTTAATAGTGGCAGTAATAACTTCATTCTTAATCGGTGTCGTTTTGTCTCTAATCTTGGTCATCACTCGCAATCAATACCCATCGTTATTTTCAGACGACACAAGTGTCAGAATTCTTGTTACTAACCTCACTCCACTTCTTGCCACCTGTATCGTCATCAATAACATCCAACCAGTTTTATCTG GGGTTGCCATTGGTGCTGGATGGCAAGCTTTCGTGGCATACGTAAACGTTGCTTGTTATTATTTGTTCGGAGTACCATTGGGCCTGTCATTGGGCTACAAGCTCAACATGGGTGTTAGT GGTATTTGGTATGGGATGTTGGCAGGGACTGTGTTACAAACTTCGATTCTTTTTCTGATGGTTTACACAACCAATTGGAGCAAAGAG GCCTCTTTAGCTGAAGACAGGATAAGAAAATGGGGAGGGGATTCCAATGAAGATATAGAAAAATTAGTGAAATAA